The following proteins are co-located in the Panthera uncia isolate 11264 chromosome F1, Puncia_PCG_1.0, whole genome shotgun sequence genome:
- the LOC125926013 gene encoding eukaryotic translation initiation factor 2D-like gives MFNSEYRGTLATAGPLQACRSQPVAQAQGRSGNPPRLPRAPPSLLQFRVLSVGAAAVSAAAKAAKLRGPGFQPGLFPGRAPAWLPPGLRVGTVPRCRVPDGPWRLCSPSLPQATPADMFAKAFRVKSNTAIKGSDRRKLRADVMAAFPTLGTDQVSVLVPGKEELNIVKLYAHRGDAVTVYVSGGNPILFEVEKNLYPTVHALWSYPDLLPAFTTWPPVLEKLMGGADLMLPGLVVPPAGLPQVQKGDLCAIALLGNRYC, from the exons ATGTTCAACTCTGAAT ACAGAGGCACCTTAGCCACCGCGGGACCCCTGCAGGCGTGCAGGAGCCAGCCAGTCGCGCAGGCGCAGGGCCGGAGCGGGAATCCGCCCCGCCTTCCCCGGGCCCCGCCCTCCCTGCTTCAGTTCCGGGTCCTGTCAGTAGGGGCGGCCGCGGTCTCGGCAGCGGCCAAAGCCGCGAAGCTGCGCGGCCCGGGTTTCCAGCCGGGCCTCTTTCCCGGCCGGGCCCCAGCATGGCTGCCCCCAGGGCTGCGGGTCGGGACGGTGCCGCGTTGTCGCGTTCCTGACGGCCCCTGGCGTCtgtgctctccttctcttccccaggcCACTCCAGCAGACATGTTTGCCAAGGCCTTTCGGGTCAAGTCCAACACGGCCATCAAGGGGTCGGACag GAGAAAGCTTCGGGCTGATGTGATGGCTGCTTTCCCCACTCTAGGAACAGATCAGGTCTCTGTGTTGGTACCTGGAAAGGAGGAGCTCAACATTGTGAAACTGTATGCTCACAGAGGGGATGCAGTGACCGTGTACGTGAGCGGTGGTAACCCCATCCTGTTCGAAGTGGAGAAAAATCTGTATCCGACAG TGCATGCCTTGTGGTCCTATCCTGACCTTCTCCCAGCTTTCACGACGTGGCCTCCGGTGCTTGAAAAACTGATGGGGGGAGCAG ATTTGATGCTGCCAGGACTCGTGGTGCCCCCTGCTGGCCTGCCTCAGGTACAGAAGGGTGACCTCTGTGCCATTGCCTTGCTGGGGAACAGGTACTGT